A genomic window from Lotus japonicus ecotype B-129 chromosome 1, LjGifu_v1.2 includes:
- the LOC130729890 gene encoding probable glycosyltransferase At5g03795 → MVRPSIFYYHSLRRSFRGFFFIPTTLALLTSLLILFYVYSTSNISTHHHHHHQHQSSLHFKSPSSFSTVSSSNPHLTLILPNNASDSNKSLTSQLGDDGRGPQSQRGLPPQFSSKGSGEFENNNDVYHDRDIFLEDYKEMNRSFKIYVYPHREDDPFANVLLPVESEPGGNYASESYFKKVLMKSHFITKDPVEADLFFLPFSIARLRHDRRVGVGGIKDFIRDYIQNIIHKYPYWNRTGGADHFYVACHSIGRSAMEKAPDVTFNAIQVVCSSSYFLTGYIAHKDTCLPQIWPRQGNPPNLISSKRKQLAFFAGGVNSPVRVKLLETWKNDSEIFVHHGRLKTPYADELLGSKFCLHVKGFEVNTARIGDSLYYGCVPVIIANYYDLPFADVLNWKSFSVIVTTLDIPLLKKILKGISSDEYLMLQSNVLKVRKHFQWHSPPHDFDAFYMVMYELWLRRSSVKNSFGEIL, encoded by the exons ATGGTTCGTCCTTCCATTTTCTACTACCACTCTCTGCGTCGCTCATTCAGGGGCTTTTTCTTCATCCCCACAACCTTAGCTCTCTTAACCTCTCTTCTCATTCTCTTCTATGTTTACTCTACCTCCAATATCTCcacccatcatcatcatcatcaccaacacCAATCCTCTCTTCACTTCAAATCTCCATCTTCCTTTTCCACTGTCTCTTCTTCCAACCCCCACTTGACCCTTATCTTGCCCAACAACGCTTCTGATTCTAACAAGTCTCTGACTTCCCAATTGGGTGATGATGGCCGTGGACCACAAAGTCAACGGGGTCTTCCACCCCAATTCAGCTCAAAGG gtTCAGGAGAATTTGAGAATAACAACGACGTGTACCATGATAGAGATATCTTTTTGGAAGACTATAAGGAAATGAATAGGAGCTTTAAGATATATGTTTATCCTCACAGGGAAGATGATCCTTTTGCAAATGTGCTTTTACCTGTGGAGTCTGAACCTGGTGGCAATTATGCTAGTGAAAGTTACTTCAAGAAGGTACTCATGAAGAGCCATTTCATCACAAAAGACCCTGTAGAGGCAGATCTTTTCTTTCTACCTTTTTCCATAGCAAGATTGCGGCATGATCGTAGAGTTGGCGTGGGAGGCATCAAGGACTTCATCAGAGACTATATTCAGAATATTATCCACAAATATCCGTATTGGAATCGCACCGGTGGTGCTGACCACTTTTATGTAGCTTGTCATTCAATTGGAAGGTCTGCCATGGAGAAAGCACCTGACGTGACCTTTAATGCCATTCAAGTTGTGTGCTCGTCAAGTTATTTTCTAACTGGGTATATTGCTCATAAGGATACATGCCTACCACAGATTTGGCCAAGACAAGGAAATCCCCCGAACCTTATTTCATCAAAGAG GAAGCAGCTAGCTTTCTTTGCTGGAGGAGTTAATTCCCCAGTACGTGTAAAGCTTCTTGAGACCTGGAAAAACGATTCAGAAATCTTCGTTCACCATGGAAGACTCAAAACACCATACGCGGATGAGTTGTTAGGAAGCAAGTTCTGCCTTCATGTAAAAGGCTTTGAAGTGAACACGGCTCGTATTGGAGATTCTTTATATTATGGTTGTGTTCCAGTGATCATTGCCAACTACTATGACCTTCCATTTGCAGATGTTTTAAACTGGAAGAGCTTTTCAGTTATTGTCACCACATTAGATATACCATTGCTGAAAAAGATCCTGAAAGGTATCAGTTCTGATGAATATTTGATGTTACAAAGCAATGTTTTGAAAGTGAGGAAACACTTCCAATGGCATTCACCCCCGCATGATTTTGATGCATTTTACATGGTTATGTATGAATTATGGCTTAGAAGAAGTTCTGTAAAAAATTCATTTGGGGAGATTCTGTAA
- the LOC130729891 gene encoding uncharacterized protein LOC130729891 — MEDSRQIKVEDIKEEKTDLKNKSVEKESPKSKEEKKKKDEDKSNKKKKEKEVEGEGEKKEKDLEDKGEEKKKKKGKDKEEKDKTDAEKGKEKEDDQEAGGEVKKEKEKKKKEKKDKGEEDEGKDGEEKKEKEKKKKEKKDKGEEDEGKDGEEKKKDKEKKKEKKDDGKDKTKDVSKLKQKLEKMNGKIEALLQEKADIERQIKEAEVGSHVVNEKDKDEA; from the coding sequence ATGGAAGACTCGCGTCAAATCAAGGTAGAGGATATAAAGGAAGAGAAGACTGATCTGAAGAATAAATCGGTAGAGAAAGAGAGCCCAAAATCtaaggaagagaagaaaaagaaggatgaagataagtcaaacaaaaagaagaaagagaaggaggtggaaggagagggagagaagaaagaaaaagatttAGAAGATAaaggggaggagaagaagaaaaagaagggtaAGGATAAGGAGGAGAAGGACAAAACTGATGCAGAGAAGGGcaaggagaaagaagatgatcAGGAGGCGGGTGGTGAAGTGAAGAAggaaaaggagaagaagaaaaaggaaaagaaggacaagggagaagaagatgaaggtaagGATGGTGAAGAGAAGAAggaaaaggagaagaagaaaaaggaaaagaaggacaagggagaagaagatgaaggtaagGATggtgaagaaaaaaagaaagataaggagaagaaaaaggaaaagaaggatGATGGAAAGGACAAGACCAAGGATGTTAGCAAGCTGAAACAGAAGCTTGAAAAGATGAATGGTAAAATAGAAGCACTCCTTCAAGAGAAGGCAGATATAGAAAGGCAGATAAAAGAAGCTGAAGTTGGGAGTCATGTAGTGAATGAGAAGGACAAGGATGAGGCATAG
- the LOC130729888 gene encoding uncharacterized protein LOC130729888, translating to MDPNQVALILGPDSSHLESLISNFISTGNEQRSQAETLFNLCKQTHPDSLILRLAQLLHSSPNPETRTMATILLRRHLTRHHDDSFLWPHLSPPTRSTLCSLLLSSLHREPQKSISKKLCDTVSELASALLPDDPAAWPELLPLLFQWVTSPDPRLQEIALLVFAQLAHYIGETLVPQLTTLQSVFLRCLSSSTSSDVRIAALAASVNFVQCLSSPSDRDRLQDLLPLMMQTLTEALNSGQEATAQEALELLIELAGTEPRFLRRQIVDVVGSMLQVAEAPSLEEGTRHLAIEFVVTLAEARERAPGMMRKLPQFIQRLFGVLMNLLLDIEDEPAWHAAETEDEDAGETSNYGFGQECLDRLSISLGGNTIVPVASELLPAYLAAPEWQKHHAALIALAQIAEGCSKVMIKNLEQVLSMILNSFHDPHPRVRWAAINAIGQLSTDLGPDLQVKYHHLVLPALAGAMDDFQNPRVQAHAASAVLNFTENCTPDILTPYLDGIVSKLLVLLQNGKQMVQEGALTALASVADSSQEQFQKYYDAVMPYLKAILMNANDKTNRMLRAKAMECISLVGMAVGKEKFRDDAKQVMDVLMSLQQSQLEADDPTASYMLQAWARLCKCLGQDFLPYMNFVMPPLLQSAQLKPDVTITSADSDAEFDEDDDSIETITLGDKRIGIKTSVLEEKATACNMLCCYADELKEGFFPWIDQVAFTLVPLLKFYFHEEVRKAAVSAMPELLSSAKSAVEKGQSQGRDETYVKQLSDYIIPNLVESLHKEPEVEICANILDALNECIQVSGSHLDEKQVRSIVDEIKQVLTASSSRKHERADRAKEEDFDAEERELLKEENEQEEELFDQVGDCLGTLIKTFRASFLPFFDELSSYLTPMFGKDKTPEERRIAICIFDDVAEHCRETALKYYDSYLPFLLEACNDECSDVRQAAVYGVGVCAEFGGSVFKPLVGEALSRLNAVIGHPNALHSDNVMAYDNAVSALGKICQFHRDSINATQVVPAWLSCLPLKGDLIEARVVHDQLCSMVERSDRELLGPNNQYLSKIVAVFAEILCAGNSLATEQTVSRMINLLRQLQQTLPPSTLASTWSSLQPQQQLALQSILSS from the exons ATGGATCCAAACCAAGTAGCTCTCATCCTCGGCCCTGATTCATCTCATTTAGAATCCCTAATTTCAAACTTCATCTCCACCGGCAACGAGCAACGTTCTCAGGCCGAAACTCTCTTCAATCTCTGCAAACAAACCCACCCCGATTCCCTCATCCTCCGTCTCGCTCAGCTTCTCCACTCTTCCCCCAACCCCGAAACCCGAACCATGGCCACCATCCTCCTCCGCCGCCACCTCACGCGCCACCACGATGATTCCTTCCTCTGGCCTCACCTCTCCCCACCCACGCGCTCTACCCTCTGctccctcctcctctcctcgCTCCACCGCGAGCCGCAGAAGTCTATCTCCAAGAAGCTATGCGACACCGTTTCTGAACTTGCCTCTGCTTTGCTCCCTGATGACCCCGCCGCCTGGCCGGAGCTGCTGCCGCTTTTGTTCCAGTGGGTCACCTCGCCGGACCCCAGGCTGCAGGAAATTGCGCTGCTTGTGTTTGCTCAGTTGGCTCATTATATTGGTGAAACCCTAGTACCTCAATTGACCACGCTGCAATCTGTGTTCCTCCGCTGCCTGAGCTCCTCCACGTCGTCTGATGTCCGCATCGCCGCCCTCGCCGCTAGCGTCAACTTTGTCCAGTGCCTCTCTAGTCCTTCTGACCGGGATAG GTTGCAGGATTTGCTGCCCCTCATGATGCAGACATTGACAGAGGCACTGAATTCTGGTCAGGAGGCAACTGCGCAGGAGGCTCTCGAGCTCCTTATTGAGCTTGCGGGAACCGAGCCTAGGTTCCTGCGGAGGCAGATTGTCGATGTTGTTGGCTCCATGCTGCAGGTTGCTGAGGCCCCTTCCCTTGAGGAAGGAACGCGCCATTTAGCTATTGAGTTTGTCGTGACACTTGCTGAGGCGAGGGAGCGCGCCCCGGGGATGATGAGGAAGCTGCCGCAGTTTATCCAGAGGCTGTTTGGTGTGCTGATGAATTTGTTGCTGGATATTGAAGATGAGCCGGCTTGGCACGCCGCCGAGACTGAGGACGAGGATGCTGGTGAGACCAGTAATTATGGATTTGGGCAGGAGTGTTTGGATAGACTTTCGATTTCTTTGGGTGGGAACACGATAGTTCCTGTTGCTTCGGAGTTGCTGCCTGCTTACTTGGCTGCTCCTGAATGGCAAAAGCATCATGCTGCACTCATTGCCCTTGCACAGATTGCAGAGGGTTGTTCAAAG GTGATGATAAAGAATCTGGAGCAAGTATTGTCAATGATTTTAAATTCATTTCACGATCCTCACCCTCGAGTGAGATGGGCAGCCATAAATGCAATTGGGCAATTGTCCACAGACTTGGGGCCAGACTTGCAGGTTAAATATCACCACTTAGTGCTGCCTGCATTAGCTGGAGCCATGGACGATTTTCAAAATCCCAGAGTACAG GCTCATGCGGCTTCTGCCGTGCTGAACTTCACTGAAAATTGTACCCCAGATATCCTAACACCTTATTTAGATGGGATCGTGAGCAAACTTCTCGTACTTCTGCAG AATGGGAAGCAAATGGTTCAAGAAGGGGCATTGACAGCATTAGCATCAGTTGCTGATTCTTCACAG GAGCAATTTCAGAAATACTATGATGCTGTTATGCCATACTTAAAAGCTATTTTGATGAATGCAAATGATAAGACAAATCGTATGCTTCGTGCCAAAGCAATGGAGTGCATTAGTTTGGTAGGAATGGCTGTTGGAAAGGAAAAGTTCAGGGATGATGCGAAACAG GTCATGGATGTCTTGATGTCACTTCAGCAATCTCAACTGGAGGCTGACGATCCTACTGCAAGTTACATGTTACAA GCATGGGCACGGCTTTGCAAATGCCTTGGGCAGGATTTTCTCCCATATATGAATTTTGTCATGCCTCCTTTGCTCCAGTCTGCACAACTTAAGCCTGATGTGACCATTACATCAGCAGATTCTGATGCTgaatttgatgaagatgatgacag CATTGAAACAATCACTCTCGGGGATAAAAGGATAGGCATTAAAACCAGTGTCTTGGAGGAGAAGGCGACTGCTTGTAACATGCTATGTTGCTATGCTGATGAATTGAAGGAAGGATTTTTCCCATGGATTGACCAG GTTGCTTTCACATTGGTTCCTCTTCTTAAGTTTTACTTCCATGAAGAAGTCAGGAAGGCAGCAGTTTCAG CTATGCCGGAACTGTTGTCCTCGGCAAAATCAGCTGTAGAGAAGGGACAATCACAGGGTCGTGATGAGACTTACGTAAAACAGTTGTCTGATTATATAATTCCAAATTTGGTGGAATCTTTACATAAG GAGCCAGAAGTAGAAATTTGTGCCAACATTTTGGACGCACTGAATGAATGCATACAG GTATCTGGATCACATCTAGATGAAAAGCAAGTTAGGAGCATTGTTGACGAGATTAAACAAGTCCTTACTGCCAGTTCATCAAGAAAACATGAAAGAGCAGATAGGGCCAAAGAAGAGGATTTTGATGCTGAAGAAAGAGAACTACTCAAGGAAGAAAATGAGCAAGAAGAAGAACTTTTTGATCAA GTTGGTGATTGCTTGGGGACTTTGATAAAAACATTCAGGGCATCTTTTTTGCCTTTCTTTGATGAGCTTTCGTCATACCTAACACCTATGTTT GGTAAAGATAAAACCccagaagaaagaagaattgCCATTTGTATATTTGATGATGTTGCTGAGCACTGTCGTGAAACAGCTCTTAA GTATTATGATTCGTACCTCCCATTCTTGCTTGAAGCTTGCAATGATGAATGTTCAGATGTTCGACAG GCAGCTGTTTATGGGGTTGGGGTTTGTGCTGAGTTTGGTGGATCTGTTTTCAAACCCCTTGTTGGAG AGGCTCTCTCAAGGTTAAATGCTGTTATTGGGCATCCCAATGCACTACATTCAGATAATGTAATGGCATATGACAATGCTGTTTCAGCTCTTGGAAAAATATGCCAGTTCCATCGTGATAGCATAAATGCAACACAG GTTGTTCCTGCCTGGTTAAGTTGCTTGCCTCTAAAAGGTGATTTAATTGAGGCTAGGGTTGTGCATGATCAACTGTGTTCAATGGTTGAAAG ATCTGATAGAGAACTTCTAGGCCCCAACAATCAATATCTTTCAAAAATTGTTGCAGTTTTTGCTGAG ATTTTATGCGCGGGAAATAGTCTGGCAACTGAACAAACTGTTAGTCGGATGATTAATTTATTGCGGCAGCTTCAACAAACTTTGCCACCTTCTACCCTTGCTTCAACCTGGTCATCCTTGCAGCCCCAGCAACAGCTTGCCCTACAGTCAATCCTATCATCTTAG